A single window of Desulfovibrio psychrotolerans DNA harbors:
- a CDS encoding BrnT family toxin, producing MLFEYDEQKSRINAHKHGIDFEAAQALWDDPDLLEIPAHTDDEPRCLVIGRMDGKHWSAVITRRGRATRIISVRRARLQEVMWYESA from the coding sequence AGCAGAAAAGCCGGATAAACGCGCACAAGCACGGCATCGATTTTGAAGCCGCGCAGGCGCTGTGGGATGACCCCGACCTGCTGGAAATCCCCGCCCACACCGATGACGAGCCGCGATGCCTTGTCATCGGCCGCATGGACGGGAAGCACTGGTCCGCCGTCATCACCAGACGGGGCAGGGCAACCCGCATCATTTCTGTTCGCCGTGCCCGGTTGCAGGAGGTAATGTGGTATGAAAGCGCATGA